Proteins encoded together in one Microplitis mediator isolate UGA2020A chromosome 7, iyMicMedi2.1, whole genome shotgun sequence window:
- the LOC130672345 gene encoding odorant receptor 83a-like isoform X1: protein MKNTSIESRRSALSMAIAGLRLCGIWSLDSSSPIFLKLLNNISNIFGITALIIFVGTLTIDLILNSHDLLIATDDGCYLAGISVIVFKVYNFCRHHKRIKNLIDATYRPIYVLQKSTDVGLKRILDTTAYHQDLEFWFFVLLGSSLTIALMFFVPTKDGALPIRAAYPFDTTKSPMYEIAFILQFYAVAYGIMAIVFIDTVGLGIIKWINIQCLILASNYTNCRINKSRLISLESHDNLSMIASIAEDIKNINDDYDEKEPNITTFCPFDEPDTAEISDCFVARFKRCTKNHQQLLDTVDQLNDCFSSSMLMQLFASFSMICLTGFQAVLGATTKTSLIKFVLYLGAACTQLFNWSWVGNELLYQKVTLLTSQWTSGWENELDSNIKPLLIMSMIKTMRPIELQAGGFFTMSIATFLSIIKSSYSFFALLTTLTE, encoded by the exons atgaaaaatacatCAATAGAATCACGTCGAAGCGCCCTAAGCATGGCGATTGCCGGACTTAG GTTGTGCGGGATTTGGAGTCTGGATTCATCGAGCCCGATTTTcctaaaacttttaaataacatttcaAACATTTTTGGCATCACTGcgctaattatttttgtggGAACGTTAACTATAGATCTAATACTTAACTCTCACGATCTTCTGATTGCTACTGACGACGGATGTTATCTTGCTGGAATATCTGTCATAGTATTCAAAGTATACAATTTTTGCCGTCATcacaagagaataaaaaaccTCATAGACGCAACTTATAGACCTATTTATGTACTTCAAAAGTCGACAG ATGTTGGACTGAAAAGAATTTTAGATACTACTGCTTACCATCAAGATCTAgaattttggttttttgtaTTACTCGGTAGCAGTCTGACGATAGCGTTAATGTTTTTTGTGCCAACAAAAGACGGTGCTCTACCAATACGAGCAGCTTATCCATTTGATACAACAAAGTCACCAATGTATGAAATAGCATTTATTCTTCAATTCTACGCAGTAGCTTACGGTATCATGGCCATTGTTTTTATTGACACAGTGGGCTTAGGAATCATTAAATGGATAAATATCCAGTGCCTTATTCTCGCGTCAAATTACACAAATTGTCGAATTAATAAAAGTAGATTAATCTCTTTAGAATCTCAcgataatttatcaatgatcGCATCTATTGCTGaagacattaaaaatattaatgatgatTACGATGAAAAAGAACCAAATATCACAACATTTTGCCCATTCGACGAACCAGATACTGCGGAAATTAGCGATTGTTTTGTCGCGCGGTTTAAAAGATGCACAAAAAATCATCAACAGCTTTTGGATACCGTTGACCAACTAAACGATTGCTTTAGTAGCAGTATGTTGATGCAATTATTTGCGAGTTTTTCAATGATATGCTTGACTGGTTTTCAGGCCGTTCTG GGCGCAACCACAAAAACAagtttaatcaaattcgtCCTCTACTTGGGAGCAGCATGTACGCAATTATTTAACTGGTCTTGGGTTGGAAATGAATTACTCTATCAG AAAGTAACATTACTAACAAGTCAATGGACATCTGGCTGGGAAAATGAACTTGATTCCAATATTAAGCCACTGTTAATAATGTCTATGATTAAGACAATGAGACCTATAGAGCTACAAGCCGGCGGATTTTTTACCATGTCTATAGCAACATTTCTTTCC ATTATTAAAAGttcttattcattttttgCTTTGCTAACAACATTAACCGAATAA
- the LOC130671020 gene encoding uncharacterized protein LOC130671020 has translation MENNLIKTHRTHWHTVFKIIRLIGVWTYDKSVPIYLNFCNSFIRIFSTITVTIYFSTILADLIVNYKNLNVLSDDGCFLCGVYVILFKAFKYNRFQSRIHNLYDEIHKPIDILRQSCDLGTLITIKKTMFLETLDFYMFSSFATTLGLSTTFLVPRKKGELPVRALFPFDTTISPMHEIAFFIQIYSIAFALTNVVTLEFISLGFIRWTTVQLIVLTSNYENCRTDIIRARATYYPSSETIKLVKNFGITKLINKQTEIRKFIPFMKFEAEDIVHDCYLWRFKTCIKHHQRITLIVKELNSLFSSSMLMQLTASATMICLAGFQAVLGSNDKSSFMKFTVYLGATFTQLLYWCWFSNQLLTQAASLTSGVWMSGWEDQLPLNIKNLLTISILRTLKPLQLKAGNFFTLSMELFVSILKSSYSFFALLSSATQQIMTSTPIETHRRFLDKSIKILRYCGVLTFDSTAPMYQKFYNNTIRIFNYIIVIFYFITLITDIIFNYKDLMTIADDGCFIAGWIVTYFKIHKFYTQRHRICKLIDDVHNPVDVLRQSCDLGVLTTMKTYMFFDALDFFLFSNCAVTLGIALIILVPREKGKLPVRAVFPFDIKKSPNYELALFIQLYTLIFGLISVAMEEFISLGFLRWTTLQLKVLSANYKNCNSHSIEYADFNLTQDTYDCIKKFKISNILDDQMEINKFVEFDRSKDNKKIEKVVDCFKWRFKTCVKHHQRITHIIDDLNDVFDSCLIVQFAVSLFLICLNGFLIVMCADDRKKLISAFTYLSVGFLQLLYWCGFGNELSFQANSLTMSQMMSGWENWFEIGLKNLVTTAMIKTMQPLEMRAGGIFVLSLDTFINILKNSYSVFVLMTTVTSDNKK, from the exons atggaaaataatttgataaaaacaCATCGCACACATTGGCatacagtttttaaaattattag ATTAATTGGCGTTTGGACTTATGATAAATCTGTGCcaatttatctgaatttttGCAACTCATTTATCAGAATATTTAGCACAATTACTGTGACAATATATTTTAGTACAATACTCGCAGATCtgattgttaattataaaaatttgaacgttTTATCTGATGATGGCTGCTTTTTATGCGGAGTTTATGTTATATTATTCAAAGCATTTAAATATAATCGGTTTCAAAGCAGAATACATAATCTTTATGATGAAATTCATAAACCGATTGACATACTGCGTCAATCTTGTG atttagGAACATtgataactataaaaaaaacaatgttttTGGAAACCCTTGATTTCTATATGTTTTCATCATTTGCCACGACTTTGGGACTGTCGACAACATTTTTGGTTCCCCGTAAAAAAGGTGAACTGCCAGTACGTGCATTATTTCCATTTGATACTACAATATCACCAATGCACGAAATAGCATTTTTCATCCAAATATATTCAATTGCCTTTGCATTGACAAATGTCGTAACACTGGAATTCATAAGTCTGGGATTCATACGCTGGACTACCGTACAATTGATTGTATTGACTTCAAATTATGAAAACTGTCGTACTGACATTATTAGGGCACGTGCTACTTACTATCCTTCATCAGAGACGATAAAACTAGTGAAAAACTTCGgcattactaaattaattaacaaacaaacggaaatacgaaaatttataCCGTTTATGAAATTCGAAGCCGAAGATATTGTTCATGATTGCTATTTATGGCGATTCAAAACATGCATCAAACATCATCAGCGGATTACTTTGATTGTTAAAGAATTGAATAGCTTATTCAGTTCAAGTATGTTGATGCAGCTTACAGCGAGTGCTACAATGATTTGTTTGGCTGGTTTTCAAGCAGTATTA GGCTCAAATGATAAATCTAGTTTCATGAAATTTACCGTCTATCTTGGAGCGACTTTTACACAGTTGTTATATTGGTGTTGGTTTAGTAATCAACTTCTCACTCAG GCAGCTTCATTAACATCTGGGGTTTGGATGTCAGGTTGGGAAGACCAGTTACCactgaatattaaaaatttattaaccatTTCAATATTACGGACATTGAAACCATTACAATTAAAAGCTGGAAACTTCTTTACTCTATCTATGGAGCTTTTTGTATCg aTTTTGAAGAGCTCATACTCTTTTTTTGCTCTATTGTCATCTGCGACTCAACAAA TCATGACGAGTACCCCAATTGAAACACATCGTAGATTTTTGgacaaaagtattaaaattttacg aTATTGTGGTGTTTTGACATTTGACTCTACAGCACCcatgtatcaaaaattttacaataacacgataagaatatttaattatattattgtaattttttattttattactctcattactgatattatttttaattataaggaTTTGATGACTATTGCTGATGACGGATGTTTTATCGCTGGGTGGATAGtgacatattttaaaatacataaattttatacacaaCGTCATAGAATTTGTAAACTTATTGATGATGTGCATAATCCAGTTGATGTGCTTCGACAATCTTGTG atTTAGGTGTATTAACAACAATGAAGACGTACATGTTTTTTGATgcactagatttttttttattttcaaattgtgCTGTGACCCTCGGTATTGCATTAATTATACTAGTACCACGTGAAAAAGGTAAATTACCAGTGCGTGCAGTATTTCCAttcgatataaaaaaatcaccaAATTACGAACTAGCATTATTTATACAGTTATATACACTAATATTCGGTCTTATAAGTGTTGCTATGGAGGAATTTATAAGTTTAGGATTTTTACGATGGACAACACTCCAATTAAAAGTATTGTcagcaaattataaaaattgtaatagcCATTCAATAGAATAtgctgattttaatttaacacaagATACATATGActgcattaaaaaattcaaaatatcaaatatactAGACGATcaaatggaaataaataaatttgtggaATTTGATCGTAGTaaggataataaaaaaattgaaaaagttgtTGATTGCTTCAAGTGGAGGTTCAAAACTTGTGTAAAACATCATCAAAGAATAACGCATATTATTGATGACCTAAATGACGTTTTTGATTCGTGTCTTATTGTTCAATTTGCTGTCAGTTTATTTCTCATTTGTCTCAAcggatttttaattgttatg TGTGctgatgatagaaaaaaattaattagtgcatttacatatttatctGTTGGATTCCTGCAATTACTTTATTGGTGCGGATTTGGCAATGAACTGTcatttcaa gCAAATTCTTTAACGATGTCACAAATGATGTCTGGGTGGGAAAATTGGTTTGAAATCGGTTTAAAAAATCTCGTTACAACTGCAATGATAAAAACGATGCAGCCATTAGAAATGAGAGCTGGTGGTATTTTTGTATTATCTTTAGATACATTTATTaat ATCTTGAAAAACTCGTATTCTGTTTTTGTATTGATGACTACAGTAACaagtgataataaaaaataa
- the LOC130672336 gene encoding odorant receptor 82a-like: MKKKLDDVLVMQRTPIETHRKTVDITILLFKFCGCWDYDSSKFSLKLVNFLSRTINWACCLCILIPLAVDIIKNIKSLEIITNDVGYLAPLYSTFLKSIKVQTLQKEIGQLINSIHQPIDKLRYSSDVGVLTKIRTAICYQNFDYSVYASVLSFVFFAVIIISASVSNTGLPMRGYFPFNETISPAFQIVFLLQFWSVLINCAWALLVDLLLIGLIRWINVQLYVLQNNYENCRPDISDRDNFLISHDNYTLIKNYNFFKVPEEQFRIRSFVAFQMDEINVKNDSFTLRFKTCIKHHQRIIDSVNNYNDLFNSMLFVQIFNNQFVACLCLFQGVLAMKQNKDFINYFILSGSSVTELFYFCFFGSQLIIEAEKVHESQWKSGWDDNICPEVRDLMLNALLQSMKPLKIIAGYFFVFSVETFVSVLQKAYSYFAILNTVIDEND, encoded by the exons atgaaaaaaaaattggacgaCGTTCTAGTCATGCAGAGAACTCCAATTGAAACTCATCGAAAAACTGTAGATATTACGATACTTTTATTCAA ATTTTGTGGATGTTGGGATTACGATTCGTCGAAATTTTCATTGAAGTTAGTCAATTTTTTGAGTCGAACAATCAATTGGGCGTGTTGTCTATGCATACTTATACCATTAGCTGttgatataattaaaaatataaaaagtctTGAAATTATCACCAATGATGTGGGATATCTTGCGCCATTATATTCAACATTTTTGAAAAGCATTAAAGTACAAACATTACAAAAAGAAATTGGACAACTTATAAATTCAATCCATCAGCCTATCGACAAATTACGGTACTCATCTG ACGTGGGAGTATTGACAAAAATACGCACTGCCATTTGTtaccaaaattttgattactcGGTATATGCAAGTGTCTtaagttttgtattttttgccGTAATTATAATATCAGCAAGTGTATCAAACACAGGTCTACCAATGCGAGGATATTTTCCATTCAACGAAACGATCTCACCAGCATTTCAAATAGTATTTCTGCTGCAATTTTGGTCTGTCCTTATAAATTGTGCATGGGCTTTACTGGTCGACTTGTTACTCATCGGACTTATTAGATGGATAAATGTGCAGCTATAcgttttacaaaataattatgaaaattgtcGTCCTGATATTTCAGAtcgtgataattttttaatttctcacGATAATTACacgctaataaaaaattacaatttttttaaagtaccaGAGGAACAGTTCAGGATACGGTCATTTGTGGCATTTCAGATGGatgaaataaatgttaaaaatgattCATTCACACTACGATTTAAAACATGTATCAAACATCACCAACGAATCATCGACAGTGTTAATAACTACAATGATTTGTTCAATTCTATGTTGTTCGtgcaaatatttaataatcaattcgTAGCCTGTCTTTGTCTATTCCAAGGTGTTTTG gcAATGAAGCAAAATAAagatttcataaattatttcattctgTCTGGATCAAGTGTAACAGAATTGTTTTACTTCTGTTTTTTTGGCAgccaattaattattgaa GCAGAAAAAGTACATGAAAGTCAATGGAAGTCTGGTTGGGACGATAACATTTGCCCCGAAGTACGTGATCTGATGTTGAATGCTCTACTACAATCTATGAAACCACTCAAGATAATAGCGGGATATTTTTTCGTATTCTCTGTGGAAACATTCGTATCG GTTCTGCAAAAGGCTTATTCATATTTTGCGATTCTCAATACAGTTATAGATGAaaatgattaa
- the LOC130672345 gene encoding uncharacterized protein LOC130672345 isoform X2, which produces MKNTSIESRRSALSMAIAGLRLCGIWSLDSSSPIFLKLLNNISNIFGITALIIFVGTLTIDLILNSHDLLIATDDGCYLAGISVIVFKVYNFCRHHKRIKNLIDATYRPIYVLQKSTDVGLKRILDTTAYHQDLEFWFFVLLGSSLTIALMFFVPTKDGALPIRAAYPFDTTKSPMYEIAFILQFYAVAYGIMAIVFIDTVGLGIIKWINIQCLILASNYTNCRINKSRLISLESHDNLSMIASIAEDIKNINDDYDEKEPNITTFCPFDEPDTAEISDCFVARFKRCTKNHQQLLDTVDQLNDCFSSSMLMQLFASFSMICLTGFQAVLGATTKTSLIKFVLYLGAACTQLFNWSWVGNELLYQPYSRKNI; this is translated from the exons atgaaaaatacatCAATAGAATCACGTCGAAGCGCCCTAAGCATGGCGATTGCCGGACTTAG GTTGTGCGGGATTTGGAGTCTGGATTCATCGAGCCCGATTTTcctaaaacttttaaataacatttcaAACATTTTTGGCATCACTGcgctaattatttttgtggGAACGTTAACTATAGATCTAATACTTAACTCTCACGATCTTCTGATTGCTACTGACGACGGATGTTATCTTGCTGGAATATCTGTCATAGTATTCAAAGTATACAATTTTTGCCGTCATcacaagagaataaaaaaccTCATAGACGCAACTTATAGACCTATTTATGTACTTCAAAAGTCGACAG ATGTTGGACTGAAAAGAATTTTAGATACTACTGCTTACCATCAAGATCTAgaattttggttttttgtaTTACTCGGTAGCAGTCTGACGATAGCGTTAATGTTTTTTGTGCCAACAAAAGACGGTGCTCTACCAATACGAGCAGCTTATCCATTTGATACAACAAAGTCACCAATGTATGAAATAGCATTTATTCTTCAATTCTACGCAGTAGCTTACGGTATCATGGCCATTGTTTTTATTGACACAGTGGGCTTAGGAATCATTAAATGGATAAATATCCAGTGCCTTATTCTCGCGTCAAATTACACAAATTGTCGAATTAATAAAAGTAGATTAATCTCTTTAGAATCTCAcgataatttatcaatgatcGCATCTATTGCTGaagacattaaaaatattaatgatgatTACGATGAAAAAGAACCAAATATCACAACATTTTGCCCATTCGACGAACCAGATACTGCGGAAATTAGCGATTGTTTTGTCGCGCGGTTTAAAAGATGCACAAAAAATCATCAACAGCTTTTGGATACCGTTGACCAACTAAACGATTGCTTTAGTAGCAGTATGTTGATGCAATTATTTGCGAGTTTTTCAATGATATGCTTGACTGGTTTTCAGGCCGTTCTG GGCGCAACCACAAAAACAagtttaatcaaattcgtCCTCTACTTGGGAGCAGCATGTACGCAATTATTTAACTGGTCTTGGGTTGGAAATGAATTACTCTATCAG CCGTATTcgcgaaaaaatatttaa
- the LOC130672346 gene encoding odorant receptor 65a-like → MKERRPFGSHRTYLDFSLAFLKIIGILDYTPTTLFLRIKGNVIKAFNWAIALCVTTSLAADVSQNYSDLEALTNDVGYLFPMLGILLKTLAVNLGQKNIIGLIEAVHAPILKLRYSSELGVLTKIRTTIFYQTLDYIIFAFVLGSTTITIIVMAVLSETKLPLRGLFPFNETVLPAYAAVFYIQSWTVMMCSLWILLIETSAIELIRWKNVQLVILQRNYENCCNWMEPRANFEMSDDTYDRIKNFSFFKLKDEDFKINLFVPFDENEVNVKNDSFALRYKTCLKHHRRIINHVEDYNDFFSVLQFFTVFITCLFVCLCLFQIVVNKQRKAAILNTGILMCSEMCHLGFWCIFGNLLMDEAETIHQSQYNSGWENELGSEVRHLVINSLIESKEPLKISAGKFFVLSLATYLAVIQKSYSYFAILNTVHSDDE, encoded by the exons ATGAAAGAAAGAAGACCATTTGGATCCCATCGAACATATTTAGATTTTTCCCTTGcgtttttaaa AATAATCGGAATCCTTGATTATACTCCGACCACATTATTTTTGCGTATTAAAGGCAATGTGATCAAGGCATTCAATTGGGCAATTGCATTATGCGTTACAACATCGCTAGCTGCAGATGTCTCTCAAAATTATAGTGATTTAGAAGCGCTTACAAATGACGTGGGATATTTATTTCCAATGCTTGGAATACTTTTGAAAACTCTTGCAGTCAATCTTGgtcaaaagaatattattgGATTGATAGAAGCCGTTCACGCACCGATCCTAAAACTACGCTATAGTTCAG AACTTGGTGTACTAACAAAAATCAgaacaacaatattttatcaaacttTGGATTATATTATATTCGCTTTTGTCCTTGGATCGACTACTATTACAATAATAGTAATGGCAGTACTGTCGGAAACAAAATTACCATTACGTGGACTTTTTCCGTTCAATGAAACGGTATTACCAGCATATGCAGCAGTATTTTACATCCAATCTTGGACGGTAATGATGTGTTCTTTATGGATTCTTCTAATTGAAACATCCGCTATTGAGCTAATACGATGGAAAAATGTGCAATTAGTTATATTGCAACGTAATTATGAAAACTGTTGTAATTGGATGGAGCCTCGTGCTAATTTTGAAATGTCTGATGACACATATGACagaattaaaaacttttcattttttaaacttaaagaTGAAGATTTTAAGATAAATTTGTTTGTACCGTTTGATGAAAATGAAGTTAACGTGAAAAACGATTCATTTGCTTTGAGATATAAAACGTGTTTGAAACATCATCGGAGAATTATCAATCATGTTGAGGATTACAATGATTTTTTCAGtgttttacaatttttcacagtATTCATAACTTGCTTATTCGTTTGCCTGTGCTTATTCCAAATTGTTGTG aataaaCAAAGGAAAGCGGCTATTTTAAACACTGGAATTTTAATGTGTTCGGAAATGTGTCACTTGGGTTTCTGGTGTATTTTTGGCAACTTGTTAATGGATGAG GCTGAAACCATTCATCAATCCCAGTATAACTCAGGTTGGGAGAATGAACTTGGTTCAGAAGTACGTCATCTTGTAATAAATTCTCTAATCGAAAGTAAAGAGCCCCTGAAGATTTCGGCTGGAAAATTTTTCGTGTTATCTTTGGCAACTTATTTAGCA GTAATACAAAAGTCGTATTCATACTTTGCGATACTTAATACTGTTCACAGTGATGACGAATAG